One region of Pogoniulus pusillus isolate bPogPus1 chromosome 19, bPogPus1.pri, whole genome shotgun sequence genomic DNA includes:
- the LOC135184130 gene encoding uncharacterized protein LOC135184130, protein MATDRLRRAVATGTGRYWDPYLEALGAELGALGAATEPPAAVLSPSPLPPGAVRGKSGKARPCSDWPAAFGREALSLCALAGSGGSHSGFRCPLWLGPPSHGSRGLGVSKGPLGASKGVRAHAQRTGPWIAVLLQWPVVAAGSRGPGSPRLSVWKGWEQPWVPARIREARAGLKPCHGEAQAPQQCLHFSSCPSELSTASAQSSGACLLGSAGGQASLLCVHGPHGSTLQSELTVCTGGGVLEWDQLRALQGLHFAFHSTGQASQMCSSSRMGTRAPAAAVNPSARTLVPLQPGPAAWQGDLLWLGSCGLQMLTEQLDEQKASLANG, encoded by the exons cactgggaggtactgggatccatacctggaggcgctgggagctgagctgggagcgcTGGGAGCCGCCACGGAGCCCCCTGCGGCCGTtttgtctccctcccccctccctcccggcgccgtgaggggaaagagcgggaaagccaggccgtgctctgattggccagcggCGTTTGGGCGGGAAGCGCTCAGCCTCTGCGCTctggcaggctctggggggTCTCACTCTGGGTTTCGGTGTCCCCTTTGGCTCGGCCCCCCCAGCCACGGCTCCAGGGGTCTGGGGGTATCGAAAGGGCCTTTGGGGGCATCTAAAGGCGTCAGGG cACACGCTCAGAGGACAGGTCCCTGgattgcagtgctgctccaatggcctgtggtggctgcaggcagccgcgGCCCGGGGAGCCCAAGACTCAGCGTGTGGAAgggttgggagcagccctgggtgccTGCAAGGATTCGGGAG GCCCGAGCAGGTCTGAAACCCTGCCACGGAGAGGCACAGGCcccgcagcagtgcctgcatttcagcagctgccCATCGGAGCTAAGCACAGCCTCGGCTCAGAG ctcaggagcatgtctgctgggcagtgctgggggccagGCGTCCCTCCTGTGTGTGCATGGCCCACatggcagcaccctgcagtcagAGCTGACTGTGTGCACTGGAGGTGGAGTGTTGGAGTGGgatcagctcagagctctgcaag GTTTGCACTTTGCTTTCCACTCCACTGGCCAAGCCAGccagatgtgcagcagcagcaggatgggcacGAGGGCCCCAGCTGCTGCGGTGAATCCGTCAGCACGGACGCTGGTGCcgctgcagcctggccctgcagcctggcagggtgatCTCCTTTGGCTCGGCTCCTGTGGGCTCCAG ATGCTAACAGAGCAGCTGGATGAGCAGAAAGCCTCTCTTGCAAATG GTTAA